TTGAGCGCACGAATAACACTTCAAAAGCAAGAAGAGCTACATTATAAAGCTGGCATGTTGACGGCAGACCAAAATGTGCCGTCACAATATCGCCGATGATGTCTCGGCATCAGCTTCCCTGTCTTGACCTCCAAGCAAAGTCCGCGTTCATTTGTCTCCAGCTTTTGCGTAAGAGCCCCAAATGTCGCTCTAAGACGAGGTGCAAACACCCGCTGCGTTTAGGGATTCAGTTCAGCCACTACCATTCTCAGCAAGTGCAAGCTCCAGCAGTAGCACCGTTACACCTTGCTGTCTCTCTTAAATCTAAGATCTTAAATCTTTCCCACTTTTTGTCGCCGTCATCCATAGCACCCCAATACAATCCATAATCTCCTACAGAATATTAACACAATAATAAGGTACACTGTAGGGATGCTTTGTCCTTTATTGCAGATGTGATTATATGTCAGTGCCAATGGCATAGAAAAGTATGTACACaataaaaatgacagtaaaaaacaaaacaaaacacagataCTACAGCTGAGGTCTCAGCAATAGATATTTTACACTTTTACAACAACCCACAAATGATTGTCCACTCAATTTCCCCTCACAGCACAATATCTTATCAAGAAACAACACTTTTAATACTAGGCTACTAATTTATGTCTCTCCTGTCAATGTCCTCTTGACTCTTACCACAGCAGGCTATTCTGATGCTGTCAAACACAGCCATATAAAGGAGAGGATGGATGCACATGTTCAGAGTTGCCAGCCCCTTGGAAACTTGGTAAAGATTGTAGGCCCAACAGACAAAGTCATTGGGATACATTATTTTCAAGTAGAAGTGATAGCTCTGAAAAATGTGGTAAGGCACAAAGGAAATGATATACAGCACAATGACTGAGACGACCATTAGGGCCACCTTATGTTTCTCCAGTGTGGATATGTTCGCATTCTTCCATACCACCCAGATTACCACACAGTATGAAGTGAAAGTCACTAAGAACGGAACAAGACATCCAAACACGGCAAGAAAAATTTTGTAATTGAAGTGGGCTCTTTCAACTCCATGGACACCATTGTCGCAATAGGATACGCACAGAGTCTTGTTCGTAGGGGTCAAAGGGCAAACAGAGGCAAACTTTAACACAGGGCAGCAAATGGCTGCCACCAGGATCCAGATGGCGACACTGAAAGCCTTGGCGTGTGAAGGCCGCAGGTGATTTCGGGTGAAAAAGGGGTATGCAAGGGCCACACATCGGTTCACACTAATCCCCATGATGAAGAAGATGCTCACGTATAAGTTGCAGGTAAAAAGAAACCTCTCCATTTTGCACACAGCATCACTAAATATCCAGTGTTTCTCCAGTCTGTAGTAGACTATCAACAGTGGAAGGGTCAGAATATAAAGGAGGTCACTGATGGCCAAGTTACAGGACAGAACTACACCAGTGTGCcagtttcttctttctttcttcactaATAGCAACAGTGCAAATAAATTACCAGCCAATGCCACAAAGAACTCAATACCATACACTGCGGGTAGCAACACCATTTGCAGTTTTTCACAACTAGATGTGTTATTAAGCATCTTAGTTGATTTCAGCTGACCGTTATCAGGCTGTTTACCCACTGCCTACAGTCCAAAAGTGACTTCTATTAAAACCTGTGAATAGAAATATATTAGCGTTAACTCTGCATAGTGATTTAGTATCAAGCTTTATACCACAGGATACAATCCTAAAAGGTTATAACAACCAACATTTTAATTTCATACATTCTTTTGAGTTAAAATCCATGCCAGGTGTTATCTTTACAAAATAAATTTGGTATTAGTCTTAAAGAGTGAGATTGACTTACACCAAAG
The nucleotide sequence above comes from Lampris incognitus isolate fLamInc1 chromosome 10, fLamInc1.hap2, whole genome shotgun sequence. Encoded proteins:
- the p2ry11 gene encoding P2Y purinoceptor 11; the encoded protein is MLNNTSSCEKLQMVLLPAVYGIEFFVALAGNLFALLLLVKKERRNWHTGVVLSCNLAISDLLYILTLPLLIVYYRLEKHWIFSDAVCKMERFLFTCNLYVSIFFIMGISVNRCVALAYPFFTRNHLRPSHAKAFSVAIWILVAAICCPVLKFASVCPLTPTNKTLCVSYCDNGVHGVERAHFNYKIFLAVFGCLVPFLVTFTSYCVVIWVVWKNANISTLEKHKVALMVVSVIVLYIISFVPYHIFQSYHFYLKIMYPNDFVCWAYNLYQVSKGLATLNMCIHPLLYMAVFDSIRIACCGKSQEDIDRRDIN